The Canis lupus familiaris isolate Mischka breed German Shepherd chromosome X, alternate assembly UU_Cfam_GSD_1.0, whole genome shotgun sequence genome has a segment encoding these proteins:
- the LOC100684236 gene encoding SH3 domain-binding glutamic acid-rich-like protein 3 isoform X1, producing the protein MSSIIIYYTSVSGSREVKQRQEEVTRILDTYKIKYELIDISISLKVLQEMRMKVSTPKALPPQIFNGQEYCGVRDFEMFHKAKENKEILKFLKIE; encoded by the exons ATGAGCTCCATTATAATCTATTATACCAGCGTGTCAGGGTCCAGGGAG GTgaagcagagacaggaagaagtTACCAGAATTCTAGatacttataaaataaagtatgaattAATAGATATTTCCATCAGTTTGAAGGTACTTCAAGAAATGAGGATGAAAGTTTCCACTCCTAAGGCTCTACCACCTCAGATATTCAATGGCCAAGAATATTGTGGAGTAAGA gattttgaaATGTTTCACAAGGCAAAGGAGAACAAAGAGATTTTGAAATTCCTGAAGATTGAATGA
- the LOC100684236 gene encoding SH3 domain-binding glutamic acid-rich-like protein 3 isoform X2, whose amino-acid sequence MSSIIIYYTSVSGSREVKQRQEEVTRILDTYKIKYELIDISISLKVLQEMRMKVSTPKALPPQIFNGQEYCGDFEMFHKAKENKEILKFLKIE is encoded by the exons ATGAGCTCCATTATAATCTATTATACCAGCGTGTCAGGGTCCAGGGAG GTgaagcagagacaggaagaagtTACCAGAATTCTAGatacttataaaataaagtatgaattAATAGATATTTCCATCAGTTTGAAGGTACTTCAAGAAATGAGGATGAAAGTTTCCACTCCTAAGGCTCTACCACCTCAGATATTCAATGGCCAAGAATATTGTGGA gattttgaaATGTTTCACAAGGCAAAGGAGAACAAAGAGATTTTGAAATTCCTGAAGATTGAATGA